One Herbaspirillum rubrisubalbicans genomic window carries:
- a CDS encoding molybdopterin-dependent oxidoreductase, with protein sequence MPLSRRDFLKTTAATSIAAGGLTLFGTHEVFGKDTTLIPSACHWGPFKAVVKKGVLGGIQPLPELDATPTTMLTKGVLSRVYSKTRVAAPMVRKSWLARRGADAATRHLRGHEPFVQVSWDEALALVAEAILSTAEQHGNQALFSSSYGGWSHAGLMRPQVLQGRLFGLIGGHSTTTGDYSGGASQISLPYVIGDMEVYSPQTSWEVVAAHTDIMVWVGADPIKNNRIEYTVADHQMTENWKKIRARGVKFISINPQYTATDELLQAEWIKIVPNTDTALFLAMAFHVLSTGRQDQAYLAKYTVGFERFRDYLLGRDADGSPPKTPEWAAAITGVPAAQIRTLAELFSGPQRVQFAGAWSLQRAHHGEMTHWAIINFAAMVGKIGKPGQGVGFSWHYGGGGMVQSNAIMPVGLSQGRNPVTTRCPASRISEMLLNPGGKYTRDGATHSYPDVRLIYNAGNNFLSHQQNTNELIRALNRQVPTIICQDPWWCASARFADIVLPATSELERNDISSGGTYSNDKIYAMRQVIQPYGQSLDDLEIFSRLAGLMGVGYQFTEGKSIMQILTESFQAAQPTLSFQRFWREGVARLPVPQEMRGWVRHGDFYRDPEQHPLHTRSGKIELYCAQIDSFKLPDCPPMPKYLEPAEFLGNAKPGQVHVVSPHPWNRVHSQMAQADVRFEQNVQGRQHVLINSQDAAALDIRDGDLVELSNARGTLIAGAAITGRIMQGVVSLEEGNWIQLDSRGRCNSGSINMITSSIAASGLSQATSANTCLATLRRCDDAESPNRAYEPPAIERTGKLGIDVAALRLAERAAAIKGDAITHLSPGEKLFYERCTLCHVPREPGDYTQKQWLGITESMFPRAGLDEGQKKSVLEFLLNHARDAAPM encoded by the coding sequence ATGCCATTGAGTCGACGCGACTTTCTCAAGACCACCGCCGCCACCAGCATCGCCGCAGGCGGACTGACCCTGTTCGGCACCCATGAGGTGTTCGGCAAGGACACCACCCTCATTCCCAGCGCCTGTCATTGGGGACCGTTCAAGGCGGTCGTGAAGAAAGGCGTATTGGGCGGCATCCAGCCGCTGCCGGAGCTCGACGCCACGCCAACCACCATGCTGACCAAGGGCGTGTTAAGCCGGGTCTACAGCAAGACCCGGGTGGCTGCGCCGATGGTGCGCAAGTCGTGGCTGGCCAGACGCGGCGCCGATGCCGCCACGCGCCACCTGCGTGGCCACGAGCCCTTCGTGCAGGTGAGCTGGGACGAAGCGCTGGCCCTGGTGGCCGAGGCCATCCTCAGCACCGCCGAGCAGCATGGCAACCAGGCGCTGTTCAGTTCTTCCTACGGCGGCTGGTCGCACGCCGGACTGATGCGCCCGCAGGTGCTGCAGGGACGGTTGTTCGGGTTGATCGGCGGCCACTCCACGACGACTGGCGATTATTCCGGCGGCGCTTCGCAGATCAGCCTGCCCTACGTCATCGGCGACATGGAAGTCTATTCGCCGCAAACTTCCTGGGAAGTCGTGGCCGCGCATACCGACATCATGGTCTGGGTCGGGGCCGACCCGATCAAGAACAATCGCATCGAATACACGGTGGCCGATCACCAGATGACGGAAAACTGGAAGAAGATCCGTGCGCGCGGCGTGAAATTCATTTCCATCAATCCCCAGTACACCGCCACCGACGAGCTGCTGCAAGCCGAGTGGATCAAGATCGTCCCCAATACCGATACCGCCCTGTTCCTGGCCATGGCCTTCCACGTCCTGAGCACGGGACGGCAGGACCAGGCCTATCTGGCGAAGTACACGGTCGGCTTCGAACGGTTCCGCGATTACCTGCTGGGGCGGGACGCGGATGGTTCTCCCCCCAAGACGCCGGAGTGGGCCGCCGCCATCACGGGAGTACCGGCAGCGCAGATCAGGACGCTGGCCGAGCTGTTCTCTGGCCCGCAGCGAGTGCAGTTCGCCGGGGCCTGGTCGCTGCAGCGTGCGCATCATGGTGAGATGACGCACTGGGCCATCATCAACTTCGCCGCCATGGTCGGCAAGATCGGCAAGCCCGGCCAGGGCGTGGGATTCAGTTGGCATTACGGTGGCGGTGGCATGGTGCAATCCAATGCCATCATGCCGGTCGGGCTGTCGCAGGGACGTAATCCCGTGACCACGCGCTGCCCCGCTTCGCGCATCAGCGAGATGCTGCTCAATCCGGGCGGCAAGTACACCCGCGATGGCGCCACCCACAGCTATCCCGATGTCAGGCTGATCTACAACGCCGGCAATAATTTCCTCTCGCACCAGCAGAACACCAATGAACTGATCCGCGCCCTGAACCGGCAGGTCCCGACCATCATTTGCCAGGACCCCTGGTGGTGTGCCTCGGCGCGCTTTGCCGACATCGTGCTGCCGGCCACCTCCGAGCTGGAGCGCAATGACATCAGCAGCGGTGGCACCTACAGCAACGACAAGATCTATGCGATGCGTCAGGTGATCCAACCCTATGGGCAGAGCCTGGACGACTTGGAGATATTCAGCCGCCTGGCTGGCCTGATGGGCGTGGGTTACCAATTTACCGAGGGCAAGAGCATCATGCAGATCCTGACGGAATCCTTCCAGGCGGCGCAGCCCACGCTATCCTTCCAGCGCTTCTGGCGCGAGGGCGTGGCCAGGCTGCCGGTGCCGCAGGAAATGCGGGGCTGGGTCCGCCATGGGGACTTCTACCGGGACCCGGAGCAACATCCCCTGCATACCCGCTCGGGCAAGATCGAACTGTATTGCGCCCAGATCGACAGTTTCAAGCTGCCCGACTGCCCGCCCATGCCCAAGTATCTGGAACCCGCCGAGTTCCTGGGCAATGCCAAGCCGGGCCAGGTCCATGTGGTAAGTCCGCATCCGTGGAACCGCGTCCATTCGCAGATGGCCCAGGCTGACGTGCGCTTCGAGCAGAACGTGCAGGGGCGGCAGCATGTGCTGATCAATTCGCAGGATGCGGCCGCACTGGATATCCGGGACGGCGATCTGGTGGAGTTGAGCAATGCGCGCGGCACCCTCATCGCCGGCGCCGCCATCACCGGTCGTATCATGCAGGGCGTGGTCAGTCTGGAAGAGGGCAACTGGATTCAGCTGGATTCACGCGGACGCTGCAACAGCGGTTCCATCAACATGATCACCAGCAGCATCGCCGCCAGCGGGCTGAGCCAGGCGACCAGCGCCAACACCTGCCTGGCCACGCTGCGCCGCTGCGACGATGCCGAATCCCCCAACCGCGCCTATGAACCGCCGGCCATCGAACGCACCGGCAAGCTCGGCATCGATGTGGCGGCGCTGCGGCTGGCCGAGCGGGCGGCCGCGATCAAGGGTGATGCGATCACCCATTTGTCGCCGGGCGAGAAACTCTTCTATGAACGCTGCACGCTCTGCCATGTCCCGCGCGAGCCCGGCGACTATACCCAGAAGCAGTGGCTCGGCATTACCGAGAGCATGTTCCCGCGCGCCGGACTGGACGAGGGGCAGAAAAAGTCGGTGCTGGAATTCCTGCTCAACCATGCCCGGGATGCCGCGCCGATGTAA
- a CDS encoding DciA family protein, with translation MKYPSTFTPYRPAPTSAQRMAKSTKGAADFLRSNSTMAALLPALARMGTLQQSVAANLPAMFAACQILQFEAGVLVMSAPNAALAARLKQQTPRLQDRLLKDGWQVNSIRIKVQVGRMAPPPPPKRVLELTDNALSSFAELSSTLASDPRSQGLKEAIDAMIRRRQTRAATQQGKEDTPFS, from the coding sequence ATGAAGTACCCATCTACGTTCACCCCTTATCGGCCTGCTCCCACGAGCGCTCAACGCATGGCGAAGAGCACGAAGGGAGCCGCGGATTTCTTGCGGTCGAATTCGACGATGGCGGCGCTCTTGCCCGCCCTGGCTCGCATGGGCACGCTGCAGCAGTCGGTCGCCGCGAACTTGCCGGCGATGTTTGCCGCGTGTCAGATCTTGCAGTTTGAAGCTGGCGTGCTGGTCATGAGCGCCCCCAATGCAGCGCTGGCGGCCCGGTTGAAGCAGCAAACCCCGAGGCTGCAGGACCGCCTGCTGAAGGACGGATGGCAGGTTAATTCAATCCGAATCAAAGTGCAAGTTGGCCGCATGGCCCCCCCGCCGCCGCCAAAACGGGTGCTCGAACTGACCGACAACGCCCTCTCTTCCTTCGCCGAACTCAGCAGTACGCTGGCCAGCGATCCGCGCAGCCAGGGCTTGAAGGAAGCCATCGATGCCATGATACGGCGCCGCCAGACGCGCGCAGCGACACAACAGGGCAAGGAAGACACGCCATTTTCTTGA
- a CDS encoding M23 family metallopeptidase, with the protein MQIILLHPRFTKARSITLGTKHILLLLLLMLTMVAGSSMGITYFLLNRAGNPDASPMLHKLAVSMSQEEDGRNEKYLKENLAMMAVKVGEMQAQMMRLDALGERVQGLAGIRPEEFNFKEAPGRGGAEVSSQAGPARDVSMDELRRMLDSLAVDAGHRADYLNAVESTLMGDKIKSRLLPTNQPVNVAYNSSSFGWRLDPFTGHNAFHEGLDFPAPVGTRIVAAAAGVVIASEYHYQFGNMLEIDHGNNIITRYAHASRLYVKVGDIVKRGQHVADVGSTGRSTGAHLHFEVRIRGIAQDPRKFLALGATGGNQPKQLPVFVAGR; encoded by the coding sequence ATGCAAATTATCCTGTTGCACCCCCGTTTCACCAAAGCCCGCTCCATTACGCTGGGTACCAAGCACATCTTGCTGCTGCTGTTGCTGATGCTGACCATGGTGGCCGGCTCCTCCATGGGGATCACCTATTTCCTGCTCAACCGCGCCGGCAACCCCGATGCCTCGCCCATGCTGCACAAGCTGGCCGTGTCGATGAGCCAGGAAGAAGACGGCCGCAACGAGAAATACCTGAAGGAAAACCTGGCCATGATGGCCGTCAAGGTCGGCGAGATGCAAGCCCAGATGATGCGCCTGGATGCGCTGGGCGAGCGGGTGCAGGGCCTGGCTGGCATCCGCCCCGAGGAGTTCAACTTCAAGGAAGCGCCCGGTCGCGGCGGTGCCGAAGTCTCCAGCCAGGCCGGTCCGGCGCGTGATGTTAGCATGGATGAGCTGCGCCGTATGTTGGATAGCCTGGCGGTGGACGCCGGTCACCGCGCCGATTACCTCAATGCCGTGGAATCCACCCTGATGGGTGACAAGATCAAGTCGCGCCTGCTGCCGACCAACCAACCGGTCAACGTCGCCTACAATTCCTCCAGCTTCGGCTGGCGCCTGGACCCCTTCACCGGCCACAATGCCTTCCACGAAGGCTTGGACTTCCCGGCCCCGGTGGGCACGCGCATTGTCGCCGCCGCTGCCGGGGTGGTCATTGCCTCAGAATATCATTATCAGTTTGGCAACATGCTGGAAATCGACCACGGCAACAACATCATCACCCGCTACGCCCACGCCTCGCGGCTGTACGTGAAGGTGGGCGACATCGTCAAGCGCGGCCAGCACGTGGCCGATGTCGGTTCCACCGGCCGCTCAACCGGCGCCCACTTGCATTTCGAGGTGCGTATCCGCGGCATTGCCCAGGATCCGCGCAAGTTCCTGGCGCTCGGCGCCACGGGCGGCAACCAGCCCAAGCAGTTGCCGGTGTTCGTGGCAGGCCGTTAG
- the secA gene encoding preprotein translocase subunit SecA gives MSFLTKIFGSRNQRLLKQYQKIVRQINALEPSVEKLTDAELQAKTPEFKQRIAGGETLDAILPEAFAVCREASRRVLKMRHFDVQLIGGMALHFGKIAEMRTGEGKTLMATLPAYLNALAGKGVHVVTVNDYLAQRDAEDMGRLYSWLGLTTGVNLSQMEHDVKQEAYAADITYGTNNEFGFDYLRDNMVFDADDRVQRALNFAIVDEVDSILIDEARTPLIISGQAENHTELYHKMNAVPPLLTLQIGEETPDGKGKVEVPGDYTKDEKSHQVLLTEAGHDKAEEILTQMGLLPEGASLYDAANITLIHHLYAALRAHTLYHRDQHYVVQNGEVVIVDEFTGRLMTGRRWSDGLHQAVEAKEGVKIQNENQTLASITFQNYFRMYAKLSGMTGTADTEAYEFQEIYHLETVVIPPNRPNARKDRQDQVYKTAQEKYMAMVKDIQDCYERGQPVLVGTTSIENSELLSGILTKSKLPHNVLNAKQHAREAEIVAQAGRPKMITIATNMAGRGTDIVLGGNVGKQIQLIEADDSLSDADKAAKSQQLRDEWQSLHDHVVNAGGLHIIGTERHESRRVDNQLRGRSGRQGDPGSSRFYLSLDDALLRIFAGDRVRAIMDRLKMPEGEPIEAGIVTRSIESAQRKVEARNFDIRKQLLEYDDVANDQRKVIYQQRNELLESVDMAEMIASLRDGVFTDLFRQHVPAESMEEQWDIPGLQAALKNEWQLDVDLDATLKAEPDMADDELLEHLLKAAKEAYDAKVAVVGVEAFAGFERSVMLQAIDNHWREHLAALDHLRQGIHLRGYAQKNPKQEYKREAFELFAQMLDLIKNEVIKVVMTVRIQSREEIEAAEESLSGGSPINVNYQHADFDPEAAPEELLAPTVQATSDDGSEYPKVGRNDPCPCGSGKKYKQCHGKLA, from the coding sequence ATGTCATTCCTGACCAAGATTTTCGGCAGCCGTAACCAGCGACTGCTCAAACAATATCAAAAAATCGTCCGCCAGATTAATGCGCTGGAGCCCTCGGTCGAGAAGCTGACCGACGCCGAACTGCAAGCCAAGACGCCCGAATTCAAGCAACGCATCGCCGGCGGCGAGACGCTCGACGCGATCCTGCCGGAAGCCTTTGCGGTCTGCCGCGAAGCCAGCCGCCGCGTGCTCAAGATGCGCCACTTCGACGTGCAACTGATCGGCGGCATGGCCTTGCACTTCGGCAAGATCGCCGAAATGCGTACCGGCGAAGGCAAGACCCTGATGGCGACCCTGCCGGCCTACCTCAATGCCTTGGCCGGCAAGGGCGTGCACGTGGTCACCGTCAACGACTACCTGGCCCAGCGCGATGCCGAAGACATGGGCCGCCTCTACAGCTGGCTGGGTCTTACCACCGGCGTGAACCTGTCGCAGATGGAACACGACGTCAAGCAGGAAGCCTACGCCGCCGACATCACCTACGGCACCAACAACGAATTCGGTTTCGACTACCTGCGCGACAACATGGTCTTCGACGCCGACGACCGCGTGCAGCGCGCCCTGAACTTCGCCATCGTCGACGAAGTGGACTCGATCCTCATCGACGAAGCGCGTACCCCGTTGATCATCTCCGGCCAGGCCGAGAACCATACCGAGCTGTACCACAAGATGAATGCGGTGCCGCCGCTCCTGACCCTGCAGATCGGCGAAGAAACGCCGGACGGCAAGGGCAAGGTCGAAGTCCCCGGCGACTACACCAAGGACGAGAAGAGCCACCAGGTGCTGCTGACCGAAGCCGGTCACGACAAGGCCGAAGAGATCCTGACCCAGATGGGCTTGCTGCCCGAAGGCGCTTCGCTGTACGACGCCGCCAACATCACCCTGATCCACCACCTGTACGCCGCCCTGCGCGCGCACACCCTGTATCACCGCGACCAGCACTACGTGGTGCAAAACGGTGAGGTGGTGATCGTCGACGAATTCACCGGCCGCCTGATGACCGGCCGCCGCTGGTCCGATGGCCTGCACCAGGCGGTCGAAGCCAAGGAAGGCGTGAAGATCCAGAACGAGAACCAGACCCTGGCCTCGATCACCTTCCAGAACTACTTCCGCATGTATGCCAAGCTGTCCGGCATGACCGGTACGGCTGACACCGAAGCCTACGAATTCCAGGAAATCTATCACCTGGAAACCGTGGTGATCCCGCCCAACCGTCCCAATGCCCGCAAGGACCGCCAGGACCAGGTCTACAAGACCGCGCAAGAGAAGTACATGGCCATGGTCAAGGACATCCAGGATTGTTACGAGCGCGGCCAACCCGTGCTGGTGGGCACCACCTCGATCGAGAATTCGGAACTACTCTCGGGCATCCTGACCAAGTCCAAGCTGCCGCACAACGTCCTGAACGCCAAGCAGCACGCGCGCGAAGCGGAAATCGTGGCGCAGGCCGGCCGTCCCAAGATGATCACCATTGCCACCAACATGGCCGGTCGCGGTACCGACATCGTGCTGGGCGGCAACGTGGGCAAGCAGATCCAGCTGATCGAAGCCGACGATTCCCTGTCGGATGCCGACAAGGCCGCCAAGTCGCAGCAACTGCGCGATGAATGGCAATCCCTGCACGACCACGTGGTCAATGCCGGCGGCCTGCACATCATCGGTACCGAGCGTCACGAATCGCGCCGCGTGGACAACCAGCTGCGTGGCCGTTCCGGCCGCCAGGGCGATCCGGGTTCCTCGCGCTTCTACCTGTCGCTGGACGATGCGCTCTTGCGCATCTTCGCCGGCGACCGCGTGCGCGCCATCATGGACCGCCTGAAGATGCCCGAAGGCGAACCGATCGAAGCCGGCATCGTGACCCGCTCCATCGAATCGGCCCAGCGCAAGGTGGAAGCCCGCAACTTCGACATCCGCAAGCAATTGCTGGAATACGACGACGTCGCCAACGACCAGCGCAAGGTGATCTACCAGCAGCGTAACGAATTGCTGGAATCGGTCGATATGGCCGAGATGATCGCCTCCCTGCGCGATGGCGTCTTCACCGACCTGTTCCGCCAACACGTGCCGGCCGAGTCGATGGAAGAGCAGTGGGACATCCCCGGCCTGCAGGCCGCGCTCAAGAACGAATGGCAGTTGGACGTCGATCTCGACGCCACGCTCAAGGCCGAGCCCGACATGGCCGACGACGAACTGCTGGAGCATCTCTTGAAGGCCGCCAAGGAGGCCTACGATGCCAAGGTTGCCGTGGTCGGCGTGGAAGCCTTTGCCGGCTTCGAGCGCAGCGTCATGCTGCAGGCCATCGACAACCACTGGCGCGAACACCTGGCCGCGCTCGATCACCTGCGCCAGGGTATCCACCTGCGCGGCTATGCGCAGAAGAACCCCAAGCAGGAATACAAGCGTGAAGCGTTTGAGCTGTTCGCCCAGATGCTGGACCTGATCAAGAACGAAGTGATCAAGGTGGTCATGACCGTGCGCATCCAGAGCCGCGAAGAAATCGAAGCGGCCGAGGAAAGCCTGTCCGGTGGCTCGCCCATCAACGTCAACTACCAGCACGCCGACTTCGACCCCGAAGCGGCCCCGGAAGAACTGTTGGCACCCACCGTGCAAGCGACCTCCGACGATGGTTCGGAATACCCCAAGGTGGGGCGCAACGATCCCTGCCCCTGCGGCAGCGGCAAGAAGTACAAGCAATGCCATGGCAAGCTGGCTTGA
- a CDS encoding DUF2272 domain-containing protein, producing the protein MTFAKLSRPALAGALASALLLAGCASSPLPQWRDNANAGYAPVTPSIPVTDTAVPAVAISTAPPTRAALVEAAKAEWDFFGNQQIDMRHEPFSAPRLGLLEDEGEAVQRVAEYWHAVGKNLTGADCEQAWSAAFISWLMVSTNVPPQDFAPSETHFNYLSFLKERQSRPSPQFVLRPAETESIAPGDLICAPRGNNNITSIDEIRPGLAGHCDLVVEVHADDGWAGVIGGNVFNSVSESLIPVDSGGRAQPIAQRPWLVVVKNLLP; encoded by the coding sequence ATGACATTCGCCAAGCTTTCCCGTCCCGCGCTCGCCGGCGCACTTGCCAGTGCCTTGCTGCTGGCTGGTTGCGCCTCTTCGCCCTTGCCGCAATGGCGCGACAACGCCAATGCCGGCTATGCCCCGGTCACGCCGTCCATTCCGGTGACCGATACCGCCGTGCCGGCGGTAGCCATCAGCACCGCCCCGCCCACCCGCGCGGCATTGGTGGAGGCGGCCAAGGCCGAGTGGGATTTCTTCGGCAACCAGCAGATCGACATGCGGCACGAACCCTTCAGCGCGCCGCGCCTGGGCTTGCTGGAGGATGAAGGCGAGGCCGTGCAGCGGGTGGCCGAATACTGGCACGCGGTGGGCAAGAACCTGACCGGTGCCGATTGCGAACAGGCCTGGTCGGCCGCCTTCATTTCCTGGCTGATGGTCTCCACCAACGTGCCGCCGCAGGACTTCGCGCCCAGTGAAACCCATTTCAACTACCTGAGCTTCCTCAAGGAGCGCCAGTCGCGCCCCTCGCCGCAGTTCGTGCTGCGTCCGGCCGAGACCGAATCCATCGCCCCCGGCGACCTGATCTGCGCCCCGCGCGGCAACAACAACATCACCTCCATCGATGAAATCCGCCCAGGCTTGGCCGGGCATTGCGATCTGGTGGTGGAAGTCCACGCCGATGATGGCTGGGCCGGGGTGATTGGCGGCAACGTCTTCAATTCGGTGTCCGAATCGCTGATCCCGGTCGACTCCGGCGGGCGGGCCCAGCCGATCGCCCAGCGGCCCTGGCTGGTGGTGGTCAAGAACCTGCTGCCCTAA
- the argJ gene encoding bifunctional glutamate N-acetyltransferase/amino-acid acetyltransferase ArgJ, with the protein MAVNSPIPVSSDLKAVAGIELGHAEAGVRKANRKDVLVMKLAETATVAGVFTKNRFCAAPVQICQANLAQLSADKPVRALVINTGNANAGTGEEGLQRAKSVCAALAEQMGLEPQQILPFSTGVILEPLPADRIIAGLPQAIANLNADNWFNAAESIMTTDTQPKAASRTLTIAGKQVVMTGISKGAGMIKPNMATMLGFLAFDAKLPQALLNQLVKDAADHSFNCITIDGDTSTNDSFILMATGAGELEITSADSEEYQQLAAAVTDLSQHLAHQIVRDGEGATKFIEVAVEDGKSVEECRQIAYSIGHSPLVKTAFFASDPNLGRILAAIGYAGIDDLDVSKINLWLDDVWVAKDGGRNPDYREEDGQRVMKKAEIVVRVKLARGSAKASIWTCDLSHDYVSINADYRS; encoded by the coding sequence ATGGCCGTCAATTCCCCGATTCCCGTTTCCTCCGACCTCAAAGCCGTTGCCGGCATCGAACTCGGCCATGCCGAAGCGGGCGTGCGCAAGGCCAATCGCAAGGACGTGCTGGTCATGAAGCTGGCCGAGACGGCCACCGTGGCGGGTGTGTTCACCAAGAACCGTTTCTGTGCCGCGCCGGTGCAGATCTGCCAGGCCAACCTGGCCCAGTTGAGCGCCGACAAGCCCGTCCGCGCTCTGGTCATCAACACCGGCAACGCCAATGCCGGCACCGGCGAAGAAGGCCTGCAGCGCGCCAAGTCGGTGTGTGCCGCGCTGGCCGAGCAGATGGGCCTGGAACCACAACAGATCCTGCCGTTCTCCACCGGGGTGATCCTGGAGCCGCTGCCGGCCGATCGCATCATCGCCGGCCTGCCGCAAGCCATCGCTAACCTCAATGCCGACAACTGGTTCAATGCGGCCGAGTCCATCATGACCACCGACACCCAGCCCAAGGCCGCCTCGCGTACCCTGACCATCGCTGGCAAGCAGGTCGTCATGACCGGCATCAGCAAGGGGGCTGGCATGATCAAGCCCAACATGGCCACCATGCTGGGCTTCCTGGCCTTCGACGCCAAGCTGCCGCAGGCGCTCTTGAACCAGCTGGTCAAGGATGCCGCCGATCATTCCTTCAATTGCATCACCATCGATGGCGATACCTCGACCAACGATTCCTTTATCCTCATGGCCACGGGTGCCGGCGAACTGGAGATCACCAGCGCCGACAGCGAGGAATATCAGCAACTGGCCGCTGCCGTGACCGACCTGTCGCAACACCTGGCGCACCAGATCGTGCGCGATGGCGAAGGCGCCACCAAGTTCATCGAAGTGGCCGTGGAAGATGGCAAGAGCGTCGAGGAATGCCGCCAGATCGCTTACTCCATCGGCCACTCGCCGCTGGTCAAGACCGCCTTCTTCGCCTCCGACCCGAATCTGGGCCGCATCCTGGCCGCCATCGGCTATGCCGGCATCGATGACCTGGATGTCTCCAAGATCAACCTGTGGCTGGATGATGTGTGGGTCGCCAAGGACGGTGGCCGCAACCCGGATTACCGCGAAGAAGATGGCCAGCGCGTCATGAAGAAGGCCGAGATCGTGGTGCGCGTGAAGCTGGCGCGCGGCAGTGCCAAGGCTTCCATCTGGACTTGCGACCTGTCGCACGACTACGTGTCGATCAACGCCGACTACCGTTCCTGA
- a CDS encoding ATP-binding protein: MTQLDQFLQRAEALLARVEAILPQAATREPDWNAAVAFRWRGATAQRPGYLQAVGHISQIALSDLHNIGPQKEQIDQNTRQFVAGRPANNVLLTGARGTGKSSLIKACLNQYADQGLRLIEVDKDDLHDLQDIVELVATRPERFIVFCDDLSFEEGEGGYKALKVALDGSIAAQSDNVLIYATSNRRHLMPERLSDNSTYTHTEDGDLHPGETVEEKISLSERFGLWVTFYPFKQDDFLDIVAHWLRHFGCTDDQIAEARADALRWALQRSSRSGRVAWQFARDYAGRAQS; the protein is encoded by the coding sequence ATGACCCAGCTAGACCAATTCCTGCAGCGTGCCGAAGCCTTGCTGGCACGCGTCGAAGCCATCCTGCCCCAGGCCGCTACCCGTGAACCGGACTGGAACGCCGCCGTCGCCTTCCGCTGGCGCGGCGCCACCGCCCAGCGTCCCGGTTACCTGCAGGCGGTGGGCCATATCTCGCAGATCGCTCTGTCCGACCTGCACAATATCGGCCCGCAAAAGGAACAGATCGACCAGAACACGCGCCAGTTCGTCGCCGGCCGCCCGGCCAACAACGTACTGCTGACCGGCGCACGCGGTACCGGCAAGTCCTCGCTCATCAAGGCTTGCTTGAACCAGTACGCTGACCAGGGTCTGCGCTTGATCGAGGTGGACAAGGATGACCTGCACGATCTGCAGGACATCGTCGAACTGGTGGCCACGCGCCCGGAGCGCTTCATCGTCTTCTGCGATGATCTCTCCTTCGAGGAAGGCGAGGGCGGCTACAAGGCCCTGAAGGTGGCGCTGGATGGCAGCATCGCTGCGCAGTCCGACAACGTGCTGATCTACGCTACTTCCAACCGCCGTCACCTGATGCCGGAGCGCCTCTCCGACAACAGCACCTACACCCACACCGAGGATGGCGACCTGCATCCCGGTGAGACGGTGGAAGAAAAGATTTCGCTCTCCGAGCGCTTCGGTCTGTGGGTGACTTTCTACCCGTTCAAGCAGGACGATTTCCTGGACATCGTCGCGCACTGGCTGCGCCACTTCGGCTGCACTGACGACCAGATCGCCGAAGCCCGCGCCGATGCCCTGCGCTGGGCGCTGCAACGCAGTTCCCGTTCGGGTCGCGTGGCCTGGCAGTTCGCGCGCGATTATGCCGGTCGGGCGCAATCCTGA
- a CDS encoding NUDIX domain-containing protein, translating into MSGPSKPIDVAVGILMQPNGDVLLGQRPAGKPYEGYWEFPGGKVEPGESIFAALQREFKEELGIEVIDGEPWCGVEHVYPHAHVRLHFYISRQWRGQPQSLEGQAFAWQGSVGVEPLLPATIPLIQWLDQLRYGDQV; encoded by the coding sequence ATGAGTGGCCCGAGCAAGCCCATCGACGTGGCCGTGGGCATCCTGATGCAGCCCAATGGCGACGTGCTGCTGGGGCAGCGCCCGGCAGGCAAGCCCTATGAAGGTTACTGGGAATTTCCGGGCGGCAAGGTGGAGCCGGGCGAAAGCATCTTTGCGGCCCTGCAGCGCGAGTTCAAGGAAGAGCTGGGCATCGAGGTCATCGATGGCGAGCCCTGGTGCGGGGTGGAGCACGTCTATCCCCATGCCCACGTACGGCTGCACTTCTACATCAGCCGTCAGTGGCGCGGCCAACCGCAGAGCCTGGAGGGACAGGCCTTCGCCTGGCAGGGCAGCGTGGGCGTGGAACCCTTGCTGCCGGCCACCATCCCGCTGATCCAATGGCTCGATCAGCTGAGGTACGGCGACCAGGTTTGA
- the yacG gene encoding DNA gyrase inhibitor YacG has product MATIVDCPTCGTKVEWSEKNKFRPFCSERCKQIDLGAWAEEKYTIPAVNLPLEDEDDKPVQ; this is encoded by the coding sequence ATGGCAACGATCGTAGACTGCCCGACCTGTGGCACCAAGGTGGAATGGAGCGAGAAGAACAAATTCCGCCCTTTCTGTTCCGAACGCTGCAAGCAGATCGACCTAGGTGCCTGGGCGGAAGAAAAGTACACCATCCCCGCAGTGAACCTGCCCCTGGAAGACGAAGATGACAAGCCCGTGCAGTGA